The sequence GGCTCCGGTTACAGGGAATGCGGCTGCGGCATGGGCCCTGCGCTCAACATCGGCTCCAGCGCCGGTGGTTACGTGCTGGCCGACCGCGGCACCTGGCTCAATTTCAAGAACCGCGGTGATCTCGTGGTGCTGGTCGAAGGCGACAAACGCCTGTTCAACCAGTACGGCGTGATGCTGGTCAGCGCAACCAAACACCCGCAAGTGAAGTCGGCCGACGGCCAGAAGTTTGTGGACTGGGTCACCGGCGCTGCGGGCCAGGCGGCCATCGCCAGCTACAAGATCGGTGGCGAACAGCTGTTCTTCCCCAATGCCTTGAAGTGAGACGCACTGTGCTACCTTCATCCGCATGCACCCGACCCAGCGCTACCTGCTTCCCCTCCTGCTCGTTCTGCTGGTCGGCCTCACGTGGCTGCAGCCGCTGGACCAGCTCGCTCAGGCGCATTCCGAAGCGGGGCTGAAACGCTCGCTCGCCGCGTTCGCCGCGGCGCGCGGGTTCAACGCGGTGATCTCCGTGATCCAGGGCACCGAAGTCACCGGGGGTGCGTTCGTCAACGTGACGCTGGCGCTCGGTCAGGTGCTCGATCCGGTGAACGATCTGATCGAGCAGTTCGCCCGGCTCATGCTGGTGGTGAGTGTGGTGTTCGGTGCGCAGCTGCTGCTCTTGAAAATGGGCGCCACCTGGGGGGTGTCGCTGGTGCTCACAGCGCTGGTGGCTGTCTGGTTGTGGCAGCGCTGGCGGCTTGAGCGGCCCTCGCCCTGGCTGGGCCGTTTGCTGGTGGCCTTGCTGCTGGTGCGTTTCGTGGTGCCGGTGGCCGCCGTCACCAGCGAACTCAGTTACCAGGCCTTCATGAGCGAGCAGTTTGCGGTGAGCCAGCAGGCCATTGCTTCGTCCACAGCAGCGCTGGGCGGCGGGGGCAGCGGTGCGGACTCCACCAAGCGCTGGTGGGAACTGCGCGAAAAGCTGGCCGAGAAGATCGACGAACTCCGGGCCGACGCTGACCGCGTGGTCGCCCACGTCATCGACCTCATCGTGCTGTTCGTCATGCAGACGGTGGTGTTGCCGCTGCTGGTGCTGATGGCCGCGTGGTGGCTCTGGCGCGCCTCGTTCGACGGCTTGAGGCACAGACGGCCCATGTGAGCCAACCGCTTGCCCCGTCGAGCGGAATGAGGCAATACTGGCCTCGAACACTCTTTTCGTTCATCACCACAAGGAACACACCATGGGTCTCTTCAGCAACATCCTCGAAAAACTCGGCATGGGTTCGCCCAAGGTGGTGCCGCAGCCACCGGCAGCAGCACCCGCGCCTTCGGCCGCGCCTGCCCCGGCGCCCGCTGCAGCACCGTCGCCCGCACCTGTGGCCTCCATCACCATGGTCGACGTGGTCGCCCTCATGGAGCAGAAGGCCGCGGCCAACCCGCAAAAGCTCAACTGGAAAACCTCCATCGTCGACCTGCTCAAGCTGCTCGACCTGGACAGCAGCCTGGCCGCACGCAAGGAACTGGCCAAAGAGCTCTATTGCCCCGACGAGCTCATGGGCGACTCGGCCAAGATGAACATGTGGCTGCACAAGAACGTGCTGGCCCACATCGCTGCCAACGGCGGCAACATCCCCAAAGAACTCATCGATTGATACTTTCGATGCTGGGATGAACCCGAGGCGGGCCATGAAACCGGCCTCGGTGCATTGACAGTGACACGGCGCTGACCTTCAATGAAATTTTTCATTGATGGAGAGTGGAATGCGCGCAATCTGCTTGGGCTCGATCGTTCTGGCCGTGTTGATGCCTCTGTCCGCCATGGCCGAAGGCCCGAGCTGCACAGCGTCGGCCACCGACAGGAAACTCGCGGGTGCCGCCAAAAACTCGTTCATGAAAAAGTGCGAGAAAGACGCCGCTGCGACCTGCGATGCGGCCGCGGTGGAGAAGAAGATCTTTGGCGCCGCCAAGAACAGCTTCACCAAAAAATGCGTGAAGGACGCTGTGGGCGCGGCGGGCTGAGGCCTCAGCGCACCATGGCCACACCCTTGATCTGCGCAAACACCGCCTGACCCGGCGTGATGCCCAGGCGTTGCGCCGAGACCTGGCTGATG is a genomic window of Hydrogenophaga sp. RAC07 containing:
- a CDS encoding DUF3597 domain-containing protein, which translates into the protein MGLFSNILEKLGMGSPKVVPQPPAAAPAPSAAPAPAPAAAPSPAPVASITMVDVVALMEQKAAANPQKLNWKTSIVDLLKLLDLDSSLAARKELAKELYCPDELMGDSAKMNMWLHKNVLAHIAANGGNIPKELID